The following DNA comes from Thermococcus celericrescens.
AGCGCATGGCTCTTCGAGCTCACCGGCTCGGTTGAGAGGGGATTTGAAGCCGTTGAGGATATAACCGGGAGGATACTCGGTGGAATAAAGGGACAGCTCGACTGTTTCCTGAGGGGGAGGCGGCCGAAGCTCCATGATGTCCCAGTGCTTCTCTCGCCCTACTTCGCGGGGATGATTGCCCACGAGGCTTTAGGACACCTCGCGGAGGCCGACGAGTTGCCAAACACGCCCCTGGCGGGGAAGCTCGGAGAGAGGGTTGCCCCGGACCTCGTGAGCCTGAGCGACGGGAACGTCGAGGACGGCCACGGAAACGACCGCTACGATGACGAAGGTGTTCCAGTTAGGAAGGTCGAAATCCTGAAGGACGGGGTTTTCAGCAAGCCCCTCGTGGACAGGGAGAGGGCCTTTGAGCTCGGCGTGGAGCCGAACGGTCGCGCGAGGGCCGAGAGTTACGCCTTCGAGCCCATGGTGAGGATGAGGAACACCTACTTCGAGCCCGGCGACTGGACGTTCGAGGAGCTCCTGGCTGAGGTGAGGCGGGGCTACTACCTCGTCCGTCCTGGGCCTGGACAGACCGGATTAGACTCGTCTTTCACTGCCGGAATTCTTGAAGGCTACACCATCGAGAACGGTGAGGTTGCAGGCCCAATATTCAGTGCCACCGCCAGCGGAAGGGCCCTGGATGCACTCCCCGGAATCCGGGGCCTCGGTAAGGAGCTCGACTTCGAGAACTCCTACTGCGGGAAAGGCCAGGTGGTAATGGTGAGCATGGGCGGGCCGCACGTTCTCTTCGAGAGAGGAATAAGGGTGGTGTGAATGGAGCGCGAAGTTTATCGGTTCAGGGGGAAGAGCCTCGGCCTTTCGCTGGAGGGAAGCGTTAAGCCCTTCGCGCGAGTTCGGGAGTTCACCGCGGTCAGGCTCGTTGAGGACGGCAGGGTTGGCTGTGCACTCGCCGAAGGAAGGAACGAGGAGAAGGCAATCAAACTTGCCCGGGAGCTCCTGCGCTTTTCGAAGGATGAAAGTTACTCCCTTCCCCCTGGATCCAGGGTGCGCTGGGAGAGGACGTTTGAGGCTGATGTTGAGGACTCGGCCGAGGAACTCTCCTCGCTGGCGGATGATGTGGGGAAAAGGGGGCTTTCGCTCTCTGGAACCGTTGAGTTCATAACCCGGTGCCTCTCCGTTGAGAGCACCGCGGGGGCAGACGTCAAAGGGACCTACTCTCTTATGAAGGTTGAGCTTGAAATAGCCAGCAACGTTCCGTTCTCGCTCTCGACCGGCTCCGCCGCGAGAACTGAGGTTGGAAAGCTCCTTAATCCCTACCTCCGCCTTGTGGAGGGCCTTGGGGAGACGGAGCCCCCGAAGGGAGAGGCTGAGGTCATCATAGCACCGACGCCGCTTTACGCCCTTCTCATTTCACCCATCCTCTGGAAGTTCCGGGGGAGCACGGCGGTGAAAGCGCCGGGAATGGAGGCGAAAGAAGGAGAAATCCTGGCCTCGCCTCTCGTGACGGTTCTCGACGACCCGATCGATAAGGGCTCGCTCCGCTACGTGAAGGCAGACGACGAAGGAGTCAAAGCGGGGAAAAACGTCCTCATTGAGGAAGGCGTTGCTAA
Coding sequences within:
- a CDS encoding TldD/PmbA family protein; the encoded protein is MEVEKAVELAFSLGAEYAEVRWEELLRAEITASERVDVSARSTGGFGVRILVNGSWGFASVNSREDLEWAVEKAVRLARIGEGRVRLAKVGPVRDRVESKMKIKPSEVSLDEKVEAVKELLNALPEASRKVVKYSDFSGFKRLVTSEGTEIEWELEGISFEVDLAVSSNGRSAWLFELTGSVERGFEAVEDITGRILGGIKGQLDCFLRGRRPKLHDVPVLLSPYFAGMIAHEALGHLAEADELPNTPLAGKLGERVAPDLVSLSDGNVEDGHGNDRYDDEGVPVRKVEILKDGVFSKPLVDRERAFELGVEPNGRARAESYAFEPMVRMRNTYFEPGDWTFEELLAEVRRGYYLVRPGPGQTGLDSSFTAGILEGYTIENGEVAGPIFSATASGRALDALPGIRGLGKELDFENSYCGKGQVVMVSMGGPHVLFERGIRVV
- a CDS encoding TldD/PmbA family protein, which gives rise to MEREVYRFRGKSLGLSLEGSVKPFARVREFTAVRLVEDGRVGCALAEGRNEEKAIKLARELLRFSKDESYSLPPGSRVRWERTFEADVEDSAEELSSLADDVGKRGLSLSGTVEFITRCLSVESTAGADVKGTYSLMKVELEIASNVPFSLSTGSAARTEVGKLLNPYLRLVEGLGETEPPKGEAEVIIAPTPLYALLISPILWKFRGSTAVKAPGMEAKEGEILASPLVTVLDDPIDKGSLRYVKADDEGVKAGKNVLIEEGVAKGLLWDSYTAWRAGRKSTGNGIRIGERVFDGPHNLTLAPGRKGLDGLIGEVEKGFLILGVRGANALDPTTGDFSVVATPALVIERGETVGFSRFELKGNVWELLKNTTGVGSELARIWLDEGLSLSLPFLRTEVVV